A window of Streptomyces subrutilus contains these coding sequences:
- a CDS encoding MFS transporter, whose translation MIKGGLAGRIGRMVGDSRPERVLIAASFVNRVGNGLFNAASALYFTLVVGLPAVQVGAALTIAGVIGLCAGIPGGHLADRRGARTIMMSALAVQAVSMAALVLVESWAALTVIATVDQIAAAAGGAAWGALVVRVGGERPALFRAKLRTFVNLGVVLGTVGAGLALAADTRGAYVALILGNAASFALCAVLLLLLPRYPVLAAPPQQRRWLVLADRPFLAFTALYGAMGLQYPVVSLLLPIWISEHTEAPRWTVAALFAVNSVFCVLMQTRIGSRIETPHDGGRAFRTAGLLFLVSCPMMALAAYTPVWAAAGLVLAAIFVHSLGEVWESSAGFALGFGLAPDHAQGQYQGVLGLGFSAGQALAPAILTTVVLGLGTTGWLLLAVFFAALGAVGPSLARWGTRTRPQPGVAAEVTG comes from the coding sequence ATGATCAAGGGCGGCCTGGCAGGCCGAATAGGCCGCATGGTGGGGGACAGCAGGCCGGAGCGCGTGCTGATCGCCGCCAGTTTCGTCAACCGAGTCGGCAATGGTCTGTTCAACGCGGCGTCGGCGCTCTATTTCACCTTGGTCGTGGGCCTGCCCGCGGTGCAGGTCGGCGCCGCGCTCACCATCGCCGGAGTGATCGGCCTGTGCGCGGGGATACCAGGCGGGCATCTGGCCGACCGGCGAGGGGCGCGCACGATCATGATGTCGGCCCTCGCGGTCCAGGCGGTGTCGATGGCGGCCCTCGTCCTCGTCGAAAGCTGGGCCGCGCTCACGGTCATCGCGACGGTCGACCAGATCGCCGCGGCGGCCGGCGGGGCGGCGTGGGGCGCTCTGGTGGTCCGGGTCGGAGGTGAGCGCCCGGCCCTGTTCCGTGCCAAGCTGCGCACGTTCGTCAACCTGGGCGTCGTCCTGGGAACGGTGGGTGCGGGGCTGGCGCTGGCCGCGGACACCCGCGGCGCCTACGTCGCGCTGATCCTCGGCAACGCGGCGAGCTTCGCCCTGTGCGCGGTGCTTCTGCTCCTGCTGCCCCGCTATCCGGTACTGGCAGCACCGCCGCAACAGCGGCGCTGGCTCGTCCTCGCGGATCGTCCCTTCCTGGCGTTCACCGCCCTCTACGGGGCCATGGGACTGCAGTACCCGGTGGTTTCCCTGCTCCTGCCGATCTGGATCTCCGAGCACACCGAAGCGCCGCGCTGGACGGTGGCCGCACTGTTCGCCGTCAATTCCGTCTTCTGTGTGCTGATGCAGACCAGGATCGGCTCGCGTATCGAGACCCCGCACGACGGCGGCCGGGCGTTTCGCACGGCGGGGCTGCTCTTCCTCGTCAGCTGCCCGATGATGGCGCTGGCGGCGTACACCCCAGTCTGGGCCGCGGCAGGACTGGTCCTGGCCGCGATCTTCGTCCACAGCCTGGGAGAGGTCTGGGAGTCATCGGCGGGCTTCGCCCTGGGCTTCGGCCTTGCCCCCGACCACGCCCAGGGCCAGTACCAAGGCGTCCTCGGTCTCGGCTTCAGCGCGGGCCAGGCTCTCGCCCCCGCGATCCTCACCACGGTGGTGCTCGGCCTCGGCACGACAGGCTGGCTGCTGCTGGCGGTGTTCTTCGCGGCACTGGGCGCTGTCGGCCCGTCGCTCGCCCGCTGGGGCACGCGGACCCGGCCGCAGCCGGGCGTTGCCGCGGAAGTGACGGGATGA
- a CDS encoding IS5 family transposase, with amino-acid sequence MAKRRPYPSDLSDARWELIEPVLAAWRFERRGRALDFGRPPEHDLRDIMDAILYVDRTGVQWRYLPHDFPHWNTVYGYFAKWADEGVFAQLNGLLRQLLREKEGRDAEPTACVIDAQSVKTSTSVPAAGQGVDAGKKIVGRKRSIVTDTLGLVLAVLVTAASVQDSVAGTSLLDQVAAEHPRIRKVWVDGGYRQHLVEHAATLGIDMEITTRKPGTRGFTPMPKRWAVERTYGWLMFHRRLARDYETLPTRSEAVIHIAMTDLMARRLTSENTISWRDPKTATEHPILG; translated from the coding sequence ATGGCGAAGCGACGTCCGTATCCGAGCGATCTGTCCGATGCCCGTTGGGAGTTGATCGAGCCGGTGCTGGCCGCATGGCGCTTCGAGCGCCGCGGCCGGGCCCTGGACTTCGGCCGGCCGCCCGAACACGACCTGCGCGACATCATGGACGCGATCTTGTATGTCGACCGTACCGGGGTCCAGTGGCGCTACCTCCCGCACGACTTCCCGCACTGGAACACCGTCTACGGCTACTTCGCCAAGTGGGCTGACGAGGGCGTGTTCGCCCAGCTCAACGGCCTGCTCCGGCAGCTTCTGCGAGAGAAGGAGGGCCGGGACGCAGAGCCAACGGCCTGTGTGATCGACGCCCAGAGTGTCAAGACCTCCACCAGCGTCCCCGCTGCCGGCCAGGGCGTCGACGCGGGCAAGAAGATCGTGGGCAGGAAGCGGAGCATCGTCACCGACACGCTCGGCCTTGTCCTCGCAGTGTTGGTCACCGCGGCGAGCGTGCAGGACTCCGTTGCCGGCACCTCGCTGCTCGACCAGGTCGCCGCCGAACACCCCCGCATCCGCAAGGTGTGGGTCGACGGCGGTTACCGCCAGCACCTCGTTGAGCATGCCGCCACACTCGGCATCGACATGGAGATCACCACCCGCAAGCCCGGGACCAGGGGATTCACCCCCATGCCCAAACGGTGGGCGGTCGAGCGGACCTACGGCTGGCTCATGTTCCACCGACGCCTTGCCCGCGACTACGAAACCTTGCCCACCCGCTCCGAAGCCGTGATCCACATCGCCATGACCGACCTCATGGCCCGCCGCCTCACAAGCGAGAACACCATCTCCTGGCGCGACCCGAAGACGGCCACGGAACACCCGATTCTGGGATGA
- a CDS encoding DUF4287 domain-containing protein has product MTAPAHGPASYFPAIEKKYGRPITEWKDLIGTSPLTKHMELVTWLKTEHGLGHGHANALVAHTLANDTT; this is encoded by the coding sequence ATGACCGCACCGGCCCATGGGCCCGCCAGCTACTTTCCCGCGATCGAAAAGAAGTACGGCCGCCCGATAACGGAGTGGAAGGACCTCATCGGCACCTCACCGCTGACCAAGCACATGGAACTCGTCACCTGGCTCAAGACTGAGCATGGCCTGGGCCACGGCCACGCCAATGCACTGGTCGCGCACACGCTGGCCAACGACACCACGTGA